The proteins below are encoded in one region of Lepisosteus oculatus isolate fLepOcu1 chromosome 10, fLepOcu1.hap2, whole genome shotgun sequence:
- the enpp2 gene encoding autotaxin isoform X4, whose translation MRKRNIVMKQVLCVFSLVLGANVGLGYVYSRQRRSGEWDEGPPDPESTLSDSPWVSTSGSCKGRCFELQEAEPPGCRCDNLCKTYNSCCTDFDDLCLRTAQGFECSKERCGETRNEENACHCSEDCLAKGDCCTNYKALCKGETPWVQDECEEIKTPECPAGFVRPPLILVSVDGFRASYMKKGNTVIPNIDKLRTCGTHAPYMRPMYPTKTYPNLYTLATGLYPESHGIIGNSMHDPVFDANFNFRGREKLNHRWWGGQPIWITSVKQGVKAGTFFWPVVIPLERRVLTILHWLHLPDNERPYVYAFHSEQPDIFGHRLGPLSSELNNPLKEIDRVVGQLMDGLKQMKLHRCVNVILVGDHGMEEANCDRTEFLSSYLPNVDDIILIPGSLGRIRSRSPNNSKYDPKAIVANLTCKKADQHFKPYLKQHLPKRLHYANNRRIEDIHLLVERKWHVARDMLESSIKNHLEPCSHLDYSLRKPAEGKKHPGKCAFYGDHGYDNKINSMQTIFLAYGPTFKYKTKVPPFENIELYNVMCDLLGLKPAPNNGTHGSLNHLLKNPPFKPTMPEEVAKPSHLTPASSVTDDLGCTCDLKNKGDELNQRLLSKGSDDGKHLLYGRPAVLFRTKYSILHHSDYVSGYSEALSMALWASYTVPKQTDALQFPESLCSDVRPDIRIPAANSQSCSGYKADKQISYGFLFPPQLASSPEARYDALLITNTVPMYPAFKKIWNHFQKTLVKRYASERNGVNVISGPIFDYDYDGLRDAAEKLKQYVSGAMAIPTHFYSIITSCLDYTQAVDKCDGPLSVFSFIFPHRPDNDESCNSSEDESKWVEDLMKMHTARVRDIEILTGLDFYRKTSRSYIEILSLKTYLHTYESEI comes from the exons ATGCGAAAACGCAATATTGTCATGAAACAG gtACTGTGTGTCTTCTCCCTTGTTCTTGGAGCCAACGTTGGTCTGGGATATGTTTATAGTCGCCAGCGACGATCGGGGGAATGGGATGAGGGACCACCAGACCCCGAATCTA CTCTTTCAGATTCCCCGTGGGTAAGCACCTCGGGATCATGCAAAGGAAGATGCTTTGAACTACAAGAAGCTGAACCTCCTGGCTGCCGCTGTGACAACTTATGCAAAACCTACAACAGCTGTTGCACTGATTTTGATGATCTTTGCTTAAGGACAG CTCAAGGCTTTGAATGCAGTAAAGAGCGCTGTGGAGAGACGCGCAATGAAGAAAACGCCTGTCATTGCTCTGAGGACTGCCTGGCCAAAGGCGACTGCTGCACCAACTACAAAGCACTTTGCAAAG GGGAAACTCCATGGGTGCAGGATGAATGCGAGGAGATCAAAACCCCAGAATGTCCTGCCGG TTTTGTTCGTCCTCCTCTGATCCTGGTCTCTGTGGACGGCTTCCGAGCCTCTTATATGAAGAAGGGAAACACCGTCATCCCCAACATCGATAAACTGA gaacATGTGGTACTCATGCGCCCTATATGAGACCAATGTATCCCACAAAAACCTATCCCAACTTATATACTCTTGCAACG GGCCTTTATCCTGAATCCCATGGAATTATTGGCAACTCCATGCATGACCCTGTGTTTGATGCCAACTTTAACTTTAGAGGTCGAGAGAAACTGAATCATCGCTGGTGGGGAGGTCAACCA ATCTGGATCACTTCAGTCAAGCAAGGGGTAAAGGCTGGCACTTTCTTCTGGCCTGT AGTAATTCCTTTGGAACGGAGAGTACTGACTATTCTGCACTGGCTCCACCTTCCTGATAATGAAAG GCCATATGTCTATGCTTTCCACTCTGAGCAACCAGATATCTTTGGCCACAGACTCGGACCTTTAAGCAGTGAG TTGAATAACCCTCTGAAAGAGATTGACAGAGTTGTTGGGCAGCTGATGGACGGCTTGAAGCAGATGAAACTGCACCGCTGTGTCAATGTTATCCTCGTTGGAGATCACG gAATGGAAGAAGCCAATTGCGACAGAACTGAATTCTTAAGTTCTTACCTCCCTAATGTGGATGATATTATTTTGATACCAGGATCTTTAGGCAGAATTCGCTCAAGATCACCCAACAATTCCAAAT atgaCCCTAAAGCAATTGTAGCTAATCTAACG TGTAAGAAAGCAGACCAGCACTTTAAGCCTTACCTGAAGCAGCACCTCCCTAAGCGCTTACACTACGCCAATAATCGAAGAATTGAAGACATCCATTTGCTTGTGGAAAGGAAGTGGCATGTTGCAAG AGATATGTTGGAATCAAGCATTAAAAATCATCTGGAGCCATGCAGTCACTTGGATTATTCCCTCAG GAAACCTGCTGAAGGAaagaagcaccctgggaaatgtgCTTTCTATGGAGACCATGGCTATGACAACAAGATCAACAGCATGCAG acCATCTTTTTGGCCTATGGACCTACATTTAAATACAAGACAAAGGTTCCACCATTTGAAAACATTGAACTCTACAATGTCATGTGTG acCTTCTGGGTTTGAAGCCTGCTCCCAACAATGGGACCCATGGGAGTCTGAACCATCTCTTGAAAAATCCCCCATTTAAACCCACCATGCCAGAAGAAGTAGCCAAGCCTTCACATCTGACGCCTGCTTCCTCAGTAACGGATGACTTGGGGTGCACTTGTGATCTGAAG AACAAAGGAGATGAACTGAACCAACGCCTGCTAAGCAAAGGATCAGACG ATGGCAAACATCTCCTATATGGTCGACCTGCTGTGCTTTTCCGTACAAAATACAGCATTCTTCACCACAGCGACTATGTCAGCGGTTATAGTGAAGCCTTATCCATGGCTCTGTGGGCATCATACACAGTCCCTAAGCAG acggATGCATTACAGTTTCCGGAGTCGCTGTGCAGCGACGTGAGGCCTGATATTCGCATCCCGGCAGCCAACAGTCAGTCCTGCTCTGGATACAAGGCGGATAAACAGATATCCTATGGATTCCTCTTCCCTCCAC AACTGGCTTCCTCACCTGAAGCAAGATATGATGCACTCCTCATTACAAATACTGTTCCAATGTACCCTGCCTTTAAAA AGATCTGGAACCACTTCCAGAAGACGCTTGTGAAACGCTACGCAAGCGAGAGAAATGGAGTGAATGTCATAAGTGGCCCAATCTTTGACTATGACTACGATGGCCTCCGTGACGCAGCAGAAAAGCTGAAGCA GTATGTGAGTGGAGCAATGGCCATTCCTACTCACTTTTACAGTATCATTACCAGCTGTCTGGACTACACCCAGGCAGTGGATAAGTGTGATGGCCCTCTCAGCGTCTTCTCCTTCATTTTTCCACACAGACCTGATAACGATGAAAGCTGTAAC agcTCTGAAGACGAATCAAAGTGGGTTGAAGATCTCATGAAGATGCACACTGCACGTGTGAGAGATATCGAAATTCTGACAGGGCTGGACTTTTATCGCAAGACTAGCAGAAGTTACATAGAAATTCTTTCCTTAAAAACTTACTTACATACATACGAGAGTGAGAtataa
- the enpp2 gene encoding autotaxin isoform X1 — MRKRNIVMKQVLCVFSLVLGANVGLGYVYSRQRRSGEWDEGPPDPESTLSDSPWVSTSGSCKGRCFELQEAEPPGCRCDNLCKTYNSCCTDFDDLCLRTAQGFECSKERCGETRNEENACHCSEDCLAKGDCCTNYKALCKGETPWVQDECEEIKTPECPAGFVRPPLILVSVDGFRASYMKKGNTVIPNIDKLRTCGTHAPYMRPMYPTKTYPNLYTLATGLYPESHGIIGNSMHDPVFDANFNFRGREKLNHRWWGGQPIWITSVKQGVKAGTFFWPVVIPLERRVLTILHWLHLPDNERPYVYAFHSEQPDIFGHRLGPLSSELNNPLKEIDRVVGQLMDGLKQMKLHRCVNVILVGDHGMEEANCDRTEFLSSYLPNVDDIILIPGSLGRIRSRSPNNSKFKVKRFGKRPSGLLRRTLANMLKDDPKAIVANLTCKKADQHFKPYLKQHLPKRLHYANNRRIEDIHLLVERKWHVARDMLESSIKNHLEPCSHLDYSLRKPAEGKKHPGKCAFYGDHGYDNKINSMQTIFLAYGPTFKYKTKVPPFENIELYNVMCDLLGLKPAPNNGTHGSLNHLLKNPPFKPTMPEEVAKPSHLTPASSVTDDLGCTCDLKNKGDELNQRLLSKGSDDGKHLLYGRPAVLFRTKYSILHHSDYVSGYSEALSMALWASYTVPKQTDALQFPESLCSDVRPDIRIPAANSQSCSGYKADKQISYGFLFPPQLASSPEARYDALLITNTVPMYPAFKKIWNHFQKTLVKRYASERNGVNVISGPIFDYDYDGLRDAAEKLKQYVSGAMAIPTHFYSIITSCLDYTQAVDKCDGPLSVFSFIFPHRPDNDESCNSSEDESKWVEDLMKMHTARVRDIEILTGLDFYRKTSRSYIEILSLKTYLHTYESEI; from the exons ATGCGAAAACGCAATATTGTCATGAAACAG gtACTGTGTGTCTTCTCCCTTGTTCTTGGAGCCAACGTTGGTCTGGGATATGTTTATAGTCGCCAGCGACGATCGGGGGAATGGGATGAGGGACCACCAGACCCCGAATCTA CTCTTTCAGATTCCCCGTGGGTAAGCACCTCGGGATCATGCAAAGGAAGATGCTTTGAACTACAAGAAGCTGAACCTCCTGGCTGCCGCTGTGACAACTTATGCAAAACCTACAACAGCTGTTGCACTGATTTTGATGATCTTTGCTTAAGGACAG CTCAAGGCTTTGAATGCAGTAAAGAGCGCTGTGGAGAGACGCGCAATGAAGAAAACGCCTGTCATTGCTCTGAGGACTGCCTGGCCAAAGGCGACTGCTGCACCAACTACAAAGCACTTTGCAAAG GGGAAACTCCATGGGTGCAGGATGAATGCGAGGAGATCAAAACCCCAGAATGTCCTGCCGG TTTTGTTCGTCCTCCTCTGATCCTGGTCTCTGTGGACGGCTTCCGAGCCTCTTATATGAAGAAGGGAAACACCGTCATCCCCAACATCGATAAACTGA gaacATGTGGTACTCATGCGCCCTATATGAGACCAATGTATCCCACAAAAACCTATCCCAACTTATATACTCTTGCAACG GGCCTTTATCCTGAATCCCATGGAATTATTGGCAACTCCATGCATGACCCTGTGTTTGATGCCAACTTTAACTTTAGAGGTCGAGAGAAACTGAATCATCGCTGGTGGGGAGGTCAACCA ATCTGGATCACTTCAGTCAAGCAAGGGGTAAAGGCTGGCACTTTCTTCTGGCCTGT AGTAATTCCTTTGGAACGGAGAGTACTGACTATTCTGCACTGGCTCCACCTTCCTGATAATGAAAG GCCATATGTCTATGCTTTCCACTCTGAGCAACCAGATATCTTTGGCCACAGACTCGGACCTTTAAGCAGTGAG TTGAATAACCCTCTGAAAGAGATTGACAGAGTTGTTGGGCAGCTGATGGACGGCTTGAAGCAGATGAAACTGCACCGCTGTGTCAATGTTATCCTCGTTGGAGATCACG gAATGGAAGAAGCCAATTGCGACAGAACTGAATTCTTAAGTTCTTACCTCCCTAATGTGGATGATATTATTTTGATACCAGGATCTTTAGGCAGAATTCGCTCAAGATCACCCAACAATTCCAAAT TTAAAGTGAAGCGTTTCGGCAAACGTCCCTCAGGGCTGCTCAGGAGGACCCTTGCAAACATGCTAAAAG atgaCCCTAAAGCAATTGTAGCTAATCTAACG TGTAAGAAAGCAGACCAGCACTTTAAGCCTTACCTGAAGCAGCACCTCCCTAAGCGCTTACACTACGCCAATAATCGAAGAATTGAAGACATCCATTTGCTTGTGGAAAGGAAGTGGCATGTTGCAAG AGATATGTTGGAATCAAGCATTAAAAATCATCTGGAGCCATGCAGTCACTTGGATTATTCCCTCAG GAAACCTGCTGAAGGAaagaagcaccctgggaaatgtgCTTTCTATGGAGACCATGGCTATGACAACAAGATCAACAGCATGCAG acCATCTTTTTGGCCTATGGACCTACATTTAAATACAAGACAAAGGTTCCACCATTTGAAAACATTGAACTCTACAATGTCATGTGTG acCTTCTGGGTTTGAAGCCTGCTCCCAACAATGGGACCCATGGGAGTCTGAACCATCTCTTGAAAAATCCCCCATTTAAACCCACCATGCCAGAAGAAGTAGCCAAGCCTTCACATCTGACGCCTGCTTCCTCAGTAACGGATGACTTGGGGTGCACTTGTGATCTGAAG AACAAAGGAGATGAACTGAACCAACGCCTGCTAAGCAAAGGATCAGACG ATGGCAAACATCTCCTATATGGTCGACCTGCTGTGCTTTTCCGTACAAAATACAGCATTCTTCACCACAGCGACTATGTCAGCGGTTATAGTGAAGCCTTATCCATGGCTCTGTGGGCATCATACACAGTCCCTAAGCAG acggATGCATTACAGTTTCCGGAGTCGCTGTGCAGCGACGTGAGGCCTGATATTCGCATCCCGGCAGCCAACAGTCAGTCCTGCTCTGGATACAAGGCGGATAAACAGATATCCTATGGATTCCTCTTCCCTCCAC AACTGGCTTCCTCACCTGAAGCAAGATATGATGCACTCCTCATTACAAATACTGTTCCAATGTACCCTGCCTTTAAAA AGATCTGGAACCACTTCCAGAAGACGCTTGTGAAACGCTACGCAAGCGAGAGAAATGGAGTGAATGTCATAAGTGGCCCAATCTTTGACTATGACTACGATGGCCTCCGTGACGCAGCAGAAAAGCTGAAGCA GTATGTGAGTGGAGCAATGGCCATTCCTACTCACTTTTACAGTATCATTACCAGCTGTCTGGACTACACCCAGGCAGTGGATAAGTGTGATGGCCCTCTCAGCGTCTTCTCCTTCATTTTTCCACACAGACCTGATAACGATGAAAGCTGTAAC agcTCTGAAGACGAATCAAAGTGGGTTGAAGATCTCATGAAGATGCACACTGCACGTGTGAGAGATATCGAAATTCTGACAGGGCTGGACTTTTATCGCAAGACTAGCAGAAGTTACATAGAAATTCTTTCCTTAAAAACTTACTTACATACATACGAGAGTGAGAtataa
- the enpp2 gene encoding autotaxin isoform X2, with translation MLFGKLVLCVFSLVLGANVGLGYVYSRQRRSGEWDEGPPDPESTLSDSPWVSTSGSCKGRCFELQEAEPPGCRCDNLCKTYNSCCTDFDDLCLRTAQGFECSKERCGETRNEENACHCSEDCLAKGDCCTNYKALCKGETPWVQDECEEIKTPECPAGFVRPPLILVSVDGFRASYMKKGNTVIPNIDKLRTCGTHAPYMRPMYPTKTYPNLYTLATGLYPESHGIIGNSMHDPVFDANFNFRGREKLNHRWWGGQPIWITSVKQGVKAGTFFWPVVIPLERRVLTILHWLHLPDNERPYVYAFHSEQPDIFGHRLGPLSSELNNPLKEIDRVVGQLMDGLKQMKLHRCVNVILVGDHGMEEANCDRTEFLSSYLPNVDDIILIPGSLGRIRSRSPNNSKFKVKRFGKRPSGLLRRTLANMLKDDPKAIVANLTCKKADQHFKPYLKQHLPKRLHYANNRRIEDIHLLVERKWHVARDMLESSIKNHLEPCSHLDYSLRKPAEGKKHPGKCAFYGDHGYDNKINSMQTIFLAYGPTFKYKTKVPPFENIELYNVMCDLLGLKPAPNNGTHGSLNHLLKNPPFKPTMPEEVAKPSHLTPASSVTDDLGCTCDLKNKGDELNQRLLSKGSDDGKHLLYGRPAVLFRTKYSILHHSDYVSGYSEALSMALWASYTVPKQTDALQFPESLCSDVRPDIRIPAANSQSCSGYKADKQISYGFLFPPQLASSPEARYDALLITNTVPMYPAFKKIWNHFQKTLVKRYASERNGVNVISGPIFDYDYDGLRDAAEKLKQYVSGAMAIPTHFYSIITSCLDYTQAVDKCDGPLSVFSFIFPHRPDNDESCNSSEDESKWVEDLMKMHTARVRDIEILTGLDFYRKTSRSYIEILSLKTYLHTYESEI, from the exons ATGTTATTTGGAAAACTG gtACTGTGTGTCTTCTCCCTTGTTCTTGGAGCCAACGTTGGTCTGGGATATGTTTATAGTCGCCAGCGACGATCGGGGGAATGGGATGAGGGACCACCAGACCCCGAATCTA CTCTTTCAGATTCCCCGTGGGTAAGCACCTCGGGATCATGCAAAGGAAGATGCTTTGAACTACAAGAAGCTGAACCTCCTGGCTGCCGCTGTGACAACTTATGCAAAACCTACAACAGCTGTTGCACTGATTTTGATGATCTTTGCTTAAGGACAG CTCAAGGCTTTGAATGCAGTAAAGAGCGCTGTGGAGAGACGCGCAATGAAGAAAACGCCTGTCATTGCTCTGAGGACTGCCTGGCCAAAGGCGACTGCTGCACCAACTACAAAGCACTTTGCAAAG GGGAAACTCCATGGGTGCAGGATGAATGCGAGGAGATCAAAACCCCAGAATGTCCTGCCGG TTTTGTTCGTCCTCCTCTGATCCTGGTCTCTGTGGACGGCTTCCGAGCCTCTTATATGAAGAAGGGAAACACCGTCATCCCCAACATCGATAAACTGA gaacATGTGGTACTCATGCGCCCTATATGAGACCAATGTATCCCACAAAAACCTATCCCAACTTATATACTCTTGCAACG GGCCTTTATCCTGAATCCCATGGAATTATTGGCAACTCCATGCATGACCCTGTGTTTGATGCCAACTTTAACTTTAGAGGTCGAGAGAAACTGAATCATCGCTGGTGGGGAGGTCAACCA ATCTGGATCACTTCAGTCAAGCAAGGGGTAAAGGCTGGCACTTTCTTCTGGCCTGT AGTAATTCCTTTGGAACGGAGAGTACTGACTATTCTGCACTGGCTCCACCTTCCTGATAATGAAAG GCCATATGTCTATGCTTTCCACTCTGAGCAACCAGATATCTTTGGCCACAGACTCGGACCTTTAAGCAGTGAG TTGAATAACCCTCTGAAAGAGATTGACAGAGTTGTTGGGCAGCTGATGGACGGCTTGAAGCAGATGAAACTGCACCGCTGTGTCAATGTTATCCTCGTTGGAGATCACG gAATGGAAGAAGCCAATTGCGACAGAACTGAATTCTTAAGTTCTTACCTCCCTAATGTGGATGATATTATTTTGATACCAGGATCTTTAGGCAGAATTCGCTCAAGATCACCCAACAATTCCAAAT TTAAAGTGAAGCGTTTCGGCAAACGTCCCTCAGGGCTGCTCAGGAGGACCCTTGCAAACATGCTAAAAG atgaCCCTAAAGCAATTGTAGCTAATCTAACG TGTAAGAAAGCAGACCAGCACTTTAAGCCTTACCTGAAGCAGCACCTCCCTAAGCGCTTACACTACGCCAATAATCGAAGAATTGAAGACATCCATTTGCTTGTGGAAAGGAAGTGGCATGTTGCAAG AGATATGTTGGAATCAAGCATTAAAAATCATCTGGAGCCATGCAGTCACTTGGATTATTCCCTCAG GAAACCTGCTGAAGGAaagaagcaccctgggaaatgtgCTTTCTATGGAGACCATGGCTATGACAACAAGATCAACAGCATGCAG acCATCTTTTTGGCCTATGGACCTACATTTAAATACAAGACAAAGGTTCCACCATTTGAAAACATTGAACTCTACAATGTCATGTGTG acCTTCTGGGTTTGAAGCCTGCTCCCAACAATGGGACCCATGGGAGTCTGAACCATCTCTTGAAAAATCCCCCATTTAAACCCACCATGCCAGAAGAAGTAGCCAAGCCTTCACATCTGACGCCTGCTTCCTCAGTAACGGATGACTTGGGGTGCACTTGTGATCTGAAG AACAAAGGAGATGAACTGAACCAACGCCTGCTAAGCAAAGGATCAGACG ATGGCAAACATCTCCTATATGGTCGACCTGCTGTGCTTTTCCGTACAAAATACAGCATTCTTCACCACAGCGACTATGTCAGCGGTTATAGTGAAGCCTTATCCATGGCTCTGTGGGCATCATACACAGTCCCTAAGCAG acggATGCATTACAGTTTCCGGAGTCGCTGTGCAGCGACGTGAGGCCTGATATTCGCATCCCGGCAGCCAACAGTCAGTCCTGCTCTGGATACAAGGCGGATAAACAGATATCCTATGGATTCCTCTTCCCTCCAC AACTGGCTTCCTCACCTGAAGCAAGATATGATGCACTCCTCATTACAAATACTGTTCCAATGTACCCTGCCTTTAAAA AGATCTGGAACCACTTCCAGAAGACGCTTGTGAAACGCTACGCAAGCGAGAGAAATGGAGTGAATGTCATAAGTGGCCCAATCTTTGACTATGACTACGATGGCCTCCGTGACGCAGCAGAAAAGCTGAAGCA GTATGTGAGTGGAGCAATGGCCATTCCTACTCACTTTTACAGTATCATTACCAGCTGTCTGGACTACACCCAGGCAGTGGATAAGTGTGATGGCCCTCTCAGCGTCTTCTCCTTCATTTTTCCACACAGACCTGATAACGATGAAAGCTGTAAC agcTCTGAAGACGAATCAAAGTGGGTTGAAGATCTCATGAAGATGCACACTGCACGTGTGAGAGATATCGAAATTCTGACAGGGCTGGACTTTTATCGCAAGACTAGCAGAAGTTACATAGAAATTCTTTCCTTAAAAACTTACTTACATACATACGAGAGTGAGAtataa
- the enpp2 gene encoding autotaxin isoform X3: MRKRNIVMKQVLCVFSLVLGANVGLGYVYSRQRRSGEWDEGPPDPESTLSDSPWVSTSGSCKGRCFELQEAEPPGCRCDNLCKTYNSCCTDFDDLCLRTAQGFECSKERCGETRNEENACHCSEDCLAKGDCCTNYKALCKGETPWVQDECEEIKTPECPAGFVRPPLILVSVDGFRASYMKKGNTVIPNIDKLRTCGTHAPYMRPMYPTKTYPNLYTLATGLYPESHGIIGNSMHDPVFDANFNFRGREKLNHRWWGGQPIWITSVKQGVKAGTFFWPVVIPLERRVLTILHWLHLPDNERPYVYAFHSEQPDIFGHRLGPLSSELNNPLKEIDRVVGQLMDGLKQMKLHRCVNVILVGDHGMEEANCDRTEFLSSYLPNVDDIILIPGSLGRIRSRSPNNSKFKVKRFGKRPSGLLRRTLANMLKDDPKAIVANLTCKKADQHFKPYLKQHLPKRLHYANNRRIEDIHLLVERKWHVARKPAEGKKHPGKCAFYGDHGYDNKINSMQTIFLAYGPTFKYKTKVPPFENIELYNVMCDLLGLKPAPNNGTHGSLNHLLKNPPFKPTMPEEVAKPSHLTPASSVTDDLGCTCDLKNKGDELNQRLLSKGSDDGKHLLYGRPAVLFRTKYSILHHSDYVSGYSEALSMALWASYTVPKQTDALQFPESLCSDVRPDIRIPAANSQSCSGYKADKQISYGFLFPPQLASSPEARYDALLITNTVPMYPAFKKIWNHFQKTLVKRYASERNGVNVISGPIFDYDYDGLRDAAEKLKQYVSGAMAIPTHFYSIITSCLDYTQAVDKCDGPLSVFSFIFPHRPDNDESCNSSEDESKWVEDLMKMHTARVRDIEILTGLDFYRKTSRSYIEILSLKTYLHTYESEI, encoded by the exons ATGCGAAAACGCAATATTGTCATGAAACAG gtACTGTGTGTCTTCTCCCTTGTTCTTGGAGCCAACGTTGGTCTGGGATATGTTTATAGTCGCCAGCGACGATCGGGGGAATGGGATGAGGGACCACCAGACCCCGAATCTA CTCTTTCAGATTCCCCGTGGGTAAGCACCTCGGGATCATGCAAAGGAAGATGCTTTGAACTACAAGAAGCTGAACCTCCTGGCTGCCGCTGTGACAACTTATGCAAAACCTACAACAGCTGTTGCACTGATTTTGATGATCTTTGCTTAAGGACAG CTCAAGGCTTTGAATGCAGTAAAGAGCGCTGTGGAGAGACGCGCAATGAAGAAAACGCCTGTCATTGCTCTGAGGACTGCCTGGCCAAAGGCGACTGCTGCACCAACTACAAAGCACTTTGCAAAG GGGAAACTCCATGGGTGCAGGATGAATGCGAGGAGATCAAAACCCCAGAATGTCCTGCCGG TTTTGTTCGTCCTCCTCTGATCCTGGTCTCTGTGGACGGCTTCCGAGCCTCTTATATGAAGAAGGGAAACACCGTCATCCCCAACATCGATAAACTGA gaacATGTGGTACTCATGCGCCCTATATGAGACCAATGTATCCCACAAAAACCTATCCCAACTTATATACTCTTGCAACG GGCCTTTATCCTGAATCCCATGGAATTATTGGCAACTCCATGCATGACCCTGTGTTTGATGCCAACTTTAACTTTAGAGGTCGAGAGAAACTGAATCATCGCTGGTGGGGAGGTCAACCA ATCTGGATCACTTCAGTCAAGCAAGGGGTAAAGGCTGGCACTTTCTTCTGGCCTGT AGTAATTCCTTTGGAACGGAGAGTACTGACTATTCTGCACTGGCTCCACCTTCCTGATAATGAAAG GCCATATGTCTATGCTTTCCACTCTGAGCAACCAGATATCTTTGGCCACAGACTCGGACCTTTAAGCAGTGAG TTGAATAACCCTCTGAAAGAGATTGACAGAGTTGTTGGGCAGCTGATGGACGGCTTGAAGCAGATGAAACTGCACCGCTGTGTCAATGTTATCCTCGTTGGAGATCACG gAATGGAAGAAGCCAATTGCGACAGAACTGAATTCTTAAGTTCTTACCTCCCTAATGTGGATGATATTATTTTGATACCAGGATCTTTAGGCAGAATTCGCTCAAGATCACCCAACAATTCCAAAT TTAAAGTGAAGCGTTTCGGCAAACGTCCCTCAGGGCTGCTCAGGAGGACCCTTGCAAACATGCTAAAAG atgaCCCTAAAGCAATTGTAGCTAATCTAACG TGTAAGAAAGCAGACCAGCACTTTAAGCCTTACCTGAAGCAGCACCTCCCTAAGCGCTTACACTACGCCAATAATCGAAGAATTGAAGACATCCATTTGCTTGTGGAAAGGAAGTGGCATGTTGCAAG GAAACCTGCTGAAGGAaagaagcaccctgggaaatgtgCTTTCTATGGAGACCATGGCTATGACAACAAGATCAACAGCATGCAG acCATCTTTTTGGCCTATGGACCTACATTTAAATACAAGACAAAGGTTCCACCATTTGAAAACATTGAACTCTACAATGTCATGTGTG acCTTCTGGGTTTGAAGCCTGCTCCCAACAATGGGACCCATGGGAGTCTGAACCATCTCTTGAAAAATCCCCCATTTAAACCCACCATGCCAGAAGAAGTAGCCAAGCCTTCACATCTGACGCCTGCTTCCTCAGTAACGGATGACTTGGGGTGCACTTGTGATCTGAAG AACAAAGGAGATGAACTGAACCAACGCCTGCTAAGCAAAGGATCAGACG ATGGCAAACATCTCCTATATGGTCGACCTGCTGTGCTTTTCCGTACAAAATACAGCATTCTTCACCACAGCGACTATGTCAGCGGTTATAGTGAAGCCTTATCCATGGCTCTGTGGGCATCATACACAGTCCCTAAGCAG acggATGCATTACAGTTTCCGGAGTCGCTGTGCAGCGACGTGAGGCCTGATATTCGCATCCCGGCAGCCAACAGTCAGTCCTGCTCTGGATACAAGGCGGATAAACAGATATCCTATGGATTCCTCTTCCCTCCAC AACTGGCTTCCTCACCTGAAGCAAGATATGATGCACTCCTCATTACAAATACTGTTCCAATGTACCCTGCCTTTAAAA AGATCTGGAACCACTTCCAGAAGACGCTTGTGAAACGCTACGCAAGCGAGAGAAATGGAGTGAATGTCATAAGTGGCCCAATCTTTGACTATGACTACGATGGCCTCCGTGACGCAGCAGAAAAGCTGAAGCA GTATGTGAGTGGAGCAATGGCCATTCCTACTCACTTTTACAGTATCATTACCAGCTGTCTGGACTACACCCAGGCAGTGGATAAGTGTGATGGCCCTCTCAGCGTCTTCTCCTTCATTTTTCCACACAGACCTGATAACGATGAAAGCTGTAAC agcTCTGAAGACGAATCAAAGTGGGTTGAAGATCTCATGAAGATGCACACTGCACGTGTGAGAGATATCGAAATTCTGACAGGGCTGGACTTTTATCGCAAGACTAGCAGAAGTTACATAGAAATTCTTTCCTTAAAAACTTACTTACATACATACGAGAGTGAGAtataa